In a genomic window of Planctomycetaceae bacterium:
- a CDS encoding PEP-CTERM sorting domain-containing protein (PEP-CTERM proteins occur, often in large numbers, in the proteomes of bacteria that also encode an exosortase, a predicted intramembrane cysteine proteinase. The presence of a PEP-CTERM domain at a protein's C-terminus predicts cleavage within the sorting domain, followed by covalent anchoring to some some component of the (usually Gram-negative) cell surface. Many PEP-CTERM proteins exhibit an unusual sequence composition that includes large numbers of potential glycosylation sites. Expression of one such protein has been shown restore the ability of a bacterium to form floc, a type of biofilm.), which translates to MRRWASLVAAIVCLGGTALCADGAVFTLADGNATAVVDPAGAGMYDWTVDGVDQLGKQWFWMRIGSTGAESNIGTLPYVGGLSDTNFDGSAETLYLRYTSSRAKVELTLILRGGADGSGTSDIIESIAITNISASPLDLHFFQYVDLNLNDSTTDDSLVITGGNTATQTSRFSRVGETVVTPAPSHFQAATASLMLAALDDADPTTLSDAPGPVGPDDLAWAFQWDALIAVGGKLIISKDKQVIPEPCTMILLTAGAVATLLRKRR; encoded by the coding sequence GTGAGACGATGGGCATCCCTTGTCGCAGCGATTGTGTGCCTTGGCGGCACTGCGCTCTGCGCCGACGGGGCAGTCTTCACTCTTGCCGACGGCAACGCCACGGCCGTCGTCGATCCCGCCGGCGCGGGAATGTATGACTGGACGGTCGACGGCGTCGACCAGTTGGGCAAGCAGTGGTTCTGGATGCGGATTGGAAGCACCGGGGCGGAATCTAACATTGGTACACTGCCGTATGTGGGCGGGCTGTCGGACACCAATTTCGACGGTTCGGCAGAGACTCTCTATCTGCGTTATACCTCATCGCGTGCGAAGGTCGAACTGACGCTCATCCTCCGCGGCGGCGCCGACGGCAGCGGCACCAGCGATATCATCGAGAGCATCGCCATCACTAATATCAGTGCTTCGCCTCTGGACCTGCACTTCTTTCAGTATGTCGACTTGAATCTGAACGACTCGACGACTGATGATTCGCTCGTGATCACCGGCGGCAACACAGCGACACAGACATCCCGGTTCAGCCGCGTCGGCGAGACCGTCGTCACGCCGGCGCCGAGTCACTTCCAGGCCGCCACGGCGTCGCTGATGCTCGCGGCCTTGGACGACGCCGATCCGACGACGCTATCGGACGCTCCAGGCCCGGTCGGGCCGGATGACCTGGCGTGGGCATTTCAATGGGACGCTCTGATTGCCGTCGGCGGCAAGTTGATCATCAGCAAAGATAAGCAGGTCATCCCCGAGCCCTGTACGATGATTCTGCTGACAGCCGGCGCCGTGGCGACCCTGCTGCGCAAGCGTCGCTGA
- a CDS encoding BatA domain-containing protein has product MSFLNSFWLWGPLAAAGVAVPIIIHLISRYRSRKVMWAAMELLRRALVVRSKRMRLEDLILLLLRCLALALIALAMGRLVLSPSSSSALGGGEGKAGVIIAIDGSFSMLHQGGEQTRFDLARKRVRDITATLSPGDPLTIVLMGERPQIKLRNVAYDPERAEAVLKALTPTNESLNIEQCLEQIVTLAKEMKAPSKQCYLITDAQTVSWGKLSDGAKNSIKSLDNFARIFLAAVGPEKADNLGLTRLEVASGILRKGSTARYVADVLNAGKEAQNNVTVRLLVDGVPVDQKVIERIEPGKAATVPLFANFGQAGTFAVSAKIDVDALAVDNIRYAIADIRESVNVLCVDGDPSEERFKGDASYLAGALAPMGPGGGVNVSVVSPGNLDVTTLSTYDAVIMANVPELSRTQTLALGSYVRGGGGLMVFLGSKTNAALFNVQFRDGEDRPLLPVELGSAVGAATERAAAAAGQKGWEIAPEMPDTPLTRIFTSIPRQQWGDDIRFWRYVKATARKEARTLVRLTPGNDVLVADQPFGRGRVVAFTSSADCDWTTLPKQPVYLMMVQQGVTWLSRKAFETAGRVSQPLAFELPVTPASPSLAVRDPAGLETQVRLTDRDGQKAVILEYAAVPGVYTVQYSDKAPPLKRVVNVDGGESAIAVLRGGALGEAMDEVPVSVVDPGDDLQTIARQARMGRELWRTLLLLALIALLVEAGLARFFVWRMARNVSATGRGYLATKATL; this is encoded by the coding sequence ATGTCATTCCTTAACTCATTCTGGTTGTGGGGCCCGCTGGCTGCGGCCGGCGTCGCCGTGCCGATCATCATCCACCTCATCAGCCGCTACCGCTCCCGCAAGGTGATGTGGGCGGCGATGGAACTGCTGCGCCGGGCCCTGGTCGTGCGCTCCAAGCGCATGCGCCTGGAAGACCTGATCCTGCTGCTGCTGCGGTGCCTGGCGCTGGCGCTGATCGCGTTGGCGATGGGGCGGCTGGTGCTTTCGCCGTCCTCCTCGTCGGCCCTGGGCGGCGGCGAGGGCAAGGCCGGCGTGATCATCGCCATCGACGGGTCCTTCAGCATGCTTCACCAAGGCGGCGAGCAGACGCGGTTCGACCTGGCGCGCAAGCGCGTCCGCGATATCACCGCCACCCTCTCCCCCGGCGACCCGCTCACGATCGTCCTGATGGGCGAACGCCCCCAGATCAAGCTGCGAAACGTCGCCTACGATCCTGAACGCGCCGAGGCGGTCCTCAAGGCCCTGACCCCCACCAACGAATCGCTCAACATCGAGCAGTGCCTCGAACAGATCGTCACCCTCGCCAAGGAAATGAAGGCCCCCTCCAAACAGTGCTACCTCATCACCGACGCCCAGACCGTCTCCTGGGGCAAGCTCTCCGACGGGGCCAAAAACAGCATCAAATCGCTGGACAACTTCGCCCGCATTTTCCTGGCGGCCGTCGGTCCGGAAAAGGCCGACAACCTCGGTCTGACCCGCCTGGAAGTGGCTTCGGGCATCCTGCGAAAAGGCTCCACCGCACGCTACGTCGCCGACGTGCTCAATGCCGGTAAAGAGGCCCAGAACAACGTCACCGTGCGGCTGCTGGTCGACGGCGTGCCCGTCGATCAGAAGGTCATCGAGCGGATCGAACCGGGCAAAGCCGCCACCGTGCCGCTGTTTGCCAACTTCGGCCAGGCCGGAACGTTCGCCGTCAGCGCCAAGATCGACGTCGACGCCCTGGCGGTGGACAACATCCGCTACGCCATCGCCGACATCCGCGAGAGCGTCAACGTGCTGTGCGTCGACGGCGACCCGTCCGAGGAACGTTTCAAGGGCGACGCCAGCTACCTCGCCGGCGCCCTGGCGCCGATGGGGCCCGGCGGCGGCGTGAATGTCAGCGTGGTGTCCCCCGGGAACCTCGACGTGACGACCCTCTCGACCTATGACGCGGTGATCATGGCCAACGTGCCCGAACTGTCCCGCACCCAGACGCTGGCGCTGGGCTCGTACGTCCGCGGCGGCGGCGGTCTGATGGTATTCCTGGGAAGCAAGACCAACGCCGCCCTGTTCAACGTGCAGTTCCGCGATGGCGAAGACCGCCCGCTGCTGCCGGTGGAACTGGGCTCCGCTGTCGGCGCCGCCACCGAGCGGGCGGCGGCCGCGGCGGGGCAAAAGGGCTGGGAAATCGCCCCTGAGATGCCTGACACGCCGCTGACGCGCATCTTTACGTCGATCCCGCGCCAGCAGTGGGGCGACGACATCCGCTTCTGGCGCTATGTCAAGGCCACCGCCCGCAAAGAGGCTCGCACCCTGGTGCGACTGACGCCGGGCAACGACGTGCTGGTCGCCGATCAGCCCTTCGGTCGCGGACGCGTGGTGGCGTTCACCTCCTCGGCCGACTGCGACTGGACGACCCTGCCCAAGCAGCCCGTCTATCTCATGATGGTTCAGCAGGGCGTGACGTGGCTGTCGCGAAAGGCGTTCGAGACGGCCGGTCGCGTCAGTCAGCCGCTGGCGTTCGAGCTGCCGGTCACGCCGGCCTCGCCCAGCCTGGCGGTGCGCGACCCGGCCGGGCTGGAGACGCAGGTTCGCCTGACGGACCGGGACGGGCAAAAGGCCGTGATCCTGGAATATGCGGCGGTTCCGGGCGTGTACACGGTGCAGTATTCCGACAAGGCCCCGCCGCTCAAGCGGGTGGTGAACGTGGATGGGGGCGAATCCGCCATCGCCGTCCTGCGCGGCGGTGCGCTGGGCGAGGCGATGGACGAGGTCCCCGTCAGCGTGGTGGACCCCGGCGACGACCTGCAGACCATCGCCCGCCAGGCCCGCATGGGGCGGGAACTGTGGCGAACCCTGCTGCTGCTGGCGCTGATCGCCCTGCTGGTCGAGGCCGGGTTGGCCCGGTTCTTCGTGTGGCGCATGGCGCGCAACGTGTCCGCGACCGGCAGGGGCTACCTGGCAACCAAAGCGACGCTTTGA
- a CDS encoding PEP-CTERM sorting domain-containing protein: protein MKTNKINSLMGITMVLVAASVLNASVISETYTLNKSTDDGMPLAGLSAQATFFWDDAAPDSLKISLRNTSTSVPGWFDSADQILTSLSFDLGGLAITGGTATIAAGSQSVSFDCIPVQLTGGADVSGEWGFGNSGSGSSPLLTNVISAMRAHTSTRFGPVNMDGPTNLDGPQGGIVTSPALVSLDGLGAVADCINFDLTLSSDLLGLGFLNNGHSLVAEFGSDAAFVTVPEPATMSLLAVCSLAAVIRRRRIGGVA from the coding sequence GTGAAGACGAACAAGATCAACAGCCTGATGGGAATCACGATGGTGCTTGTGGCCGCTTCGGTACTGAATGCTTCTGTCATCAGCGAGACCTACACTCTGAACAAGTCAACCGACGACGGGATGCCGCTTGCGGGGCTGTCGGCCCAGGCGACGTTTTTCTGGGACGATGCCGCACCGGATTCACTGAAGATCTCGCTGCGCAACACGTCGACGTCGGTCCCGGGCTGGTTCGACAGCGCCGATCAGATCCTGACGAGCCTTTCGTTCGACCTGGGGGGCCTGGCGATCACCGGCGGGACGGCCACCATCGCCGCCGGCAGCCAGAGCGTGAGCTTTGACTGTATCCCCGTGCAGTTGACCGGCGGGGCGGATGTCAGCGGCGAATGGGGATTTGGCAACAGCGGCAGCGGAAGCTCCCCACTGCTGACCAACGTGATCTCGGCGATGCGAGCCCACACCTCGACAAGGTTCGGCCCCGTCAACATGGACGGGCCGACAAATCTGGACGGTCCGCAAGGCGGCATTGTGACCTCGCCGGCGCTGGTAAGTCTGGATGGATTGGGCGCCGTGGCTGACTGCATCAACTTTGACCTGACACTGTCGAGCGATCTGTTGGGCTTGGGATTCCTTAATAATGGCCATAGCCTCGTGGCTGAGTTTGGCTCCGACGCCGCGTTCGTGACCGTCCCTGAACCGGCCACCATGAGCCTGCTGGCCGTGTGCAGCCTGGCGGCGGTGATCCGTCGCCGTCGAATCGGAGGTGTCGCATGA
- a CDS encoding prenyltransferase/squalene oxidase repeat-containing protein, translating to MKYRIAYRIIAVVLAAWMAMGPAALAQAPAGGVGVAEMTPAAEAAIAKALKFLQKSQQSDGSWGSYKVATTALTLMAYMVQGHFPDREEYGETMNKGVDFLLRQSATRRGYMGTSMYEHGLATLALSEVWGMSNRDELRDALKRAVDVILRAQNPAGGWRYSPQPTDADISVTVMQIVALASAKEAGIFVPDATISKAVSYVLSCQEKASGGFGYSGPSGPGFARTAAGVVSLMMCGQRGTEPVLAGLSWLLKMPDGQFESGEGHYFYAHYYGAQAMYQAGDKYYQQWYPRIRESLLKKQSPDGSWADGQNIGTQMAVLILGIPNRFLPIYQR from the coding sequence ATGAAATACCGTATCGCGTATCGAATCATCGCCGTTGTTCTGGCCGCCTGGATGGCCATGGGCCCGGCGGCGTTGGCGCAGGCCCCCGCTGGGGGAGTGGGCGTGGCGGAGATGACCCCCGCCGCCGAGGCGGCTATCGCCAAGGCGTTGAAGTTTCTCCAGAAGAGCCAGCAGAGCGACGGAAGCTGGGGCTCGTACAAGGTCGCCACCACCGCCCTGACGCTGATGGCGTACATGGTCCAGGGCCACTTCCCCGACCGCGAGGAATACGGCGAGACGATGAACAAGGGCGTGGACTTCCTGCTGCGCCAGTCGGCGACCCGGCGCGGGTACATGGGCACCAGCATGTATGAGCACGGCTTGGCGACGCTGGCGCTGTCGGAAGTGTGGGGCATGAGCAACCGCGACGAACTGCGCGACGCTCTCAAGCGAGCCGTCGACGTCATCCTCCGCGCCCAGAACCCCGCCGGCGGATGGCGATACTCCCCCCAGCCCACCGACGCCGACATCTCCGTCACCGTCATGCAGATCGTCGCTCTGGCATCGGCCAAGGAAGCCGGAATCTTCGTCCCCGATGCGACGATCAGCAAGGCCGTGAGCTACGTGCTGAGCTGCCAGGAAAAGGCCAGCGGCGGCTTTGGATACAGCGGTCCCAGCGGACCGGGCTTCGCGCGAACCGCCGCCGGCGTCGTCTCGCTGATGATGTGCGGCCAGCGCGGCACCGAGCCGGTGCTGGCCGGTCTGAGCTGGCTGCTCAAGATGCCCGACGGGCAGTTCGAAAGCGGCGAAGGGCATTACTTCTACGCCCACTACTATGGCGCCCAGGCGATGTACCAGGCCGGCGACAAGTACTATCAGCAGTGGTACCCCCGAATCCGAGAGTCGCTGCTGAAAAAGCAGAGCCCCGACGGAAGCTGGGCCGACGGGCAGAACATCGGCACGCAGATGGCCGTCCTCATCCTGGGCATCCCCAACCGCTTCCTGCCGATCTATCAAAGGTAG
- a CDS encoding DUF4175 family protein, producing MSELTTQPDAPTGEIHRGVRRRLTGAWRRQRRFLATRGVCYLLMAAAALILLDVALDWSLDLGAGWRYALVAGNIALVGWILYQTWWRGVRRFDPVRVALQVERLYPQLKSLLVSYVQLHTAPAASAGMSPSLVAAMCRQAVEQAQPLDFGKIVRFRSLRKIATYSIAAAAVVLAAGYIRSDVANIFFQRLLGAQTGYPTRTTIQLLKGDLVVQQGRTATLGAEAGGELPDDATLIIRPVDGDKETISVAGGATRDGKREFSYRTRELYGSFYYRYRAGDALSREYFVKVVPPPHLDMKVWVTLPAYTKQPPQASELLSLQVLSGSRITWQIVSDRPLASIDMVPDAGAPAAMALSDKNLIAKAELTPEKNFSYGFSLVDKDYGFAYKPEVRYTIQIVPDNAPSVVLTQPAEDEKATARKDVSMTFNCRDDFGLIEARLVYAVEGKDGKATVPEKAQRIVVFKDNEKEGGGALTWKIDEALPTLKAGDVVRYCIEVQDNRQGAAGPGLGRSDVRRLTILSAEDYLRWVLDERQRLVRAIQGVHKEEKIAVEAVKGLGGATSQPAPQKVPGTGGEPKRP from the coding sequence ATGAGCGAACTGACCACTCAACCTGACGCCCCGACCGGAGAAATCCATCGCGGCGTGCGACGACGCCTCACCGGCGCCTGGCGACGCCAGCGGCGATTCCTCGCCACGCGCGGCGTGTGTTATCTCCTGATGGCCGCGGCGGCCCTGATCCTGCTCGACGTGGCGCTGGACTGGAGCCTCGACCTGGGCGCCGGATGGCGCTACGCCCTGGTGGCGGGCAACATCGCCCTCGTCGGCTGGATCCTGTATCAGACCTGGTGGCGCGGCGTGCGCCGCTTCGACCCGGTGCGCGTGGCGCTGCAGGTGGAGAGGCTTTATCCGCAGCTCAAGAGCCTGCTGGTGTCGTACGTGCAACTGCACACGGCCCCGGCGGCGTCGGCGGGCATGAGCCCCAGCCTGGTCGCGGCCATGTGCCGCCAGGCCGTCGAGCAGGCCCAGCCGCTGGACTTCGGAAAGATCGTGCGCTTCCGCAGCCTGCGCAAGATCGCGACGTACTCGATCGCCGCCGCGGCGGTGGTGCTGGCGGCGGGATACATCCGCAGCGATGTGGCGAACATCTTCTTCCAGCGCCTCCTGGGCGCCCAGACGGGCTATCCCACGCGCACGACGATCCAGTTGCTCAAGGGCGACCTGGTCGTCCAGCAGGGACGCACCGCGACGCTGGGCGCCGAGGCCGGGGGCGAATTGCCCGACGACGCCACGCTGATCATCCGCCCCGTCGACGGCGACAAGGAGACCATCTCCGTTGCCGGCGGCGCCACGCGCGACGGCAAGCGCGAGTTCTCGTACCGCACGCGCGAGTTGTACGGCAGCTTCTACTACCGCTACCGCGCCGGCGACGCGCTGTCGCGGGAGTACTTCGTCAAGGTCGTTCCGCCGCCGCACCTGGACATGAAGGTCTGGGTCACGCTGCCGGCGTACACCAAGCAACCGCCCCAGGCGAGCGAGCTGCTGAGCCTGCAGGTGCTGTCCGGTTCGCGGATCACCTGGCAGATCGTCAGCGACCGGCCCCTGGCATCGATCGACATGGTGCCCGACGCCGGAGCCCCGGCCGCGATGGCGCTGTCGGACAAGAACCTGATCGCCAAGGCCGAGTTGACGCCGGAGAAGAACTTCTCGTACGGATTCAGCCTGGTCGACAAGGACTATGGATTCGCCTACAAGCCCGAGGTGCGCTACACCATCCAGATCGTGCCCGACAACGCGCCGTCGGTGGTTCTGACGCAGCCGGCTGAAGACGAAAAGGCCACCGCCCGCAAGGACGTGAGCATGACCTTCAACTGCCGCGACGACTTCGGTCTGATCGAGGCGAGGCTGGTCTACGCCGTCGAGGGCAAAGACGGCAAGGCGACGGTTCCGGAAAAGGCCCAGCGCATCGTCGTCTTCAAGGACAATGAAAAGGAAGGCGGCGGCGCGTTGACCTGGAAGATCGACGAGGCCCTGCCGACGCTCAAGGCCGGCGATGTCGTACGATACTGCATCGAGGTGCAGGACAACCGCCAGGGCGCCGCCGGGCCCGGCCTCGGGCGATCCGACGTGCGGCGCCTGACGATTCTGTCGGCCGAAGATTATCTGCGATGGGTCCTCGACGAGAGGCAGCGGTTGGTGCGGGCCATCCAGGGCGTCCATAAGGAAGAAAAGATTGCCGTTGAGGCCGTCAAGGGGCTCGGCGGCGCGACAAGCCAACCGGCGCCCCAGAAGGTTCCGGGAACCGGCGGCGAGCCCAAGCGTCCATAG
- a CDS encoding PEP-CTERM sorting domain-containing protein (PEP-CTERM proteins occur, often in large numbers, in the proteomes of bacteria that also encode an exosortase, a predicted intramembrane cysteine proteinase. The presence of a PEP-CTERM domain at a protein's C-terminus predicts cleavage within the sorting domain, followed by covalent anchoring to some some component of the (usually Gram-negative) cell surface. Many PEP-CTERM proteins exhibit an unusual sequence composition that includes large numbers of potential glycosylation sites. Expression of one such protein has been shown restore the ability of a bacterium to form floc, a type of biofilm.) translates to MNRLLTSIILLAGLGGLAVPGQAAIFTLADANSTATVDATGGAGMYEWKVDGVDHLAMQWFWYRIGDSGPESSVSALPFTGGGLTDTNFDGSAETLFLRYASSQVRIELTFLLTGGAAGSGTSDIAEVIGITNTSGAPLSMHFFQYVDINLNASSVNDSLQVVNGNTAIQTLGGNRVAETVVTPRPSLCQADLTAAVLDSLNDAAATTLSGATGPVGPGDLAWAYQWDVVIPKGGTYFISKDKQLIPEPASLGLLLTGAATLLIRRRRRSSGACDRAQAA, encoded by the coding sequence ATGAACCGTCTGCTGACATCAATCATCCTGCTGGCCGGCCTGGGGGGGCTAGCCGTGCCAGGCCAAGCGGCGATCTTCACCCTGGCCGACGCTAACTCGACCGCCACCGTCGACGCCACCGGGGGCGCGGGGATGTACGAGTGGAAGGTGGACGGCGTCGATCACCTGGCGATGCAGTGGTTCTGGTACCGCATCGGAGACAGCGGCCCGGAGTCGAGCGTCAGCGCCCTGCCCTTCACCGGCGGCGGGCTGACCGACACCAACTTCGACGGTTCGGCGGAAACGCTTTTTCTCCGCTACGCGTCGAGCCAGGTCAGGATCGAACTGACGTTCCTTCTGACCGGCGGGGCGGCGGGCAGCGGAACCAGCGATATCGCTGAAGTCATCGGCATCACCAACACCAGCGGCGCGCCGTTGAGCATGCACTTCTTCCAGTACGTCGACATCAACCTCAATGCATCGAGCGTCAATGACTCTCTGCAGGTTGTCAATGGCAACACGGCCATTCAGACCCTCGGCGGCAACAGGGTCGCCGAGACCGTCGTGACCCCCCGCCCGAGCCTCTGCCAGGCGGATCTGACGGCGGCCGTTCTCGATAGCCTGAACGACGCGGCAGCGACGACCCTTTCCGGCGCGACAGGGCCTGTCGGGCCCGGAGATCTGGCCTGGGCGTACCAATGGGACGTGGTGATCCCCAAGGGCGGCACGTACTTCATCAGCAAGGACAAGCAGCTTATTCCCGAACCGGCGTCGCTGGGCTTGCTGTTGACCGGCGCGGCGACCCTCCTAATCCGTCGCCGCCGGCGATCGTCAGGAGCTTGCGACAGGGCTCAAGCGGCCTAA